The window CTCCGGTATGTTGATCCAGCAGACGGAGTGGTAAATTTCATGCAGGTAATGTGTATTTTTTCAGTGCTGGTCATCTCTGCAAAAACTCTCTGTGCTTCAAGAGCTGCTTCAATTTCAAACTCATGCACTTCCCTGCCGAGATATCCTTTTTGATACAAGCCCTTGCCACTCTGATTAACCAAAATCAACCAAGTATTTCGTTCCATTTTATATCTCGCTGTTGACTTCCAACTTCGCATACCAACGGTTATGTGAAGCCTTGTTTCTCATTTTCTCTTTTGCCTGTGCTCAGAAAAAATAAGCCGCACCTTTCTTCGCCTTTTATCTTCACCATCGCCATAAATTGAGCTTTTGGGATTACCTCGTTAAATATATGCCAAGTGCCTTTCACCCTGCATTATCTTATTATTAAGAATTGCATAATCCATGCCAAGCTAACCCGATTCTTCCTAGGTCTCGCTAGTATCTACTTGAAACTGCTCTCCTAAAAACCGTTAAGTAAATTAGCAATAACCAGCCAAATAAAAAATATCAATTGGTAGTTATTATTGAATACTTCAAGATGCAGCAAAAAATTGTCACCAAGCGACATAAAACGTCTGAACCCACTCCTTAAGACGCCCCTGAACAGGGAAAGAAATAACATTGGAAGATCATATTGTATGCCGTACAATAGCTCAGACTGTTTAAACACTCCGTATCAGCACGGCAACCAACCATCCTGCCAGACATAAGCAATGAATTCTCCAAACCAACACCTCCCCCCAGCCACCTCCCTTGTCAGTGCAATCATTCGCTTCTGTCTGCTCAATAAGATGGTGGTGGCGCTCCTGCTCTTGGCCGTAACCGGCTGGGGCCTGATGGTCGCCCCCTTTGACTTCAATCTCGGCGGCCTGCCCCGCGACCCGGTGCCGGTGGATGCCATCCCGGACATTGGCGAAAACCAGCAAATCGTGTTCACTAAATGGGCGGGCCGCTCGCCCCAGGACATGGAGGATCAGGTCACCTATCCGCTGACCGTGTCCCTGCTCGGTCTGCCCGGTGTCAAGACCGTGCGCAGCTACTCCATGTTCGGTTTTTCCTCCATCTACGTCATCTTTGACGATTCGGTCGAGTTCTATTGGTCCCGCTCCCGCTTGCTGGAAAAGCTGTCCAGCCTGCCGCCCGGCACCCTGCCCGATAATGTCAAGCCTACGCTTGGCCCGGATGCCACCGGCCTGGGCCAGATATTCTGGTACACCCTGGAGGGTCGCACCCCGGAGGGCAAACCCGCTGGCGGCTGGGACCTGGCCGAGTTGCGTTCCGTCCAGGACTGGTATGTGCGTTATGCCCTGATGGGGGCTTCCGGGATTTCGGAAGTGGCCTCCATCGGCGGTTTTGTCAAGGAGTATCAGATTGACGTGGACCCGGATGCCCTGCATGATCGGGGCGTGAGCCTGGAGGAGGTCTTTGCCGCAGCGCGTCAGTCCAATATCGATGTGGGCGCACGCACCATCGAGATCAACCGGGTGGAGTACGTGATCCGGGGCATCGGCTTTGTCAAGAGCATCAAGGATCTGGAGCAGTCGGTGATCAAGGCTGTGGATAATATCCCCATCCGGATATCAGACGTGGCAACGGTGAGCCTGGGTCCGGCCCTGCGGCGGGGCGTGCTGGATAAGGCCGGTAGCGAAGTGGTTGGCGGGGTGGCGGTGGTGCGCTACGGCGACAACCCGCTGGCCGCCATTGAACGGGTCAAAGAGAAGATTCGGGAGATCTCACCGGGTCTGCCGAGCAAGACCCTGGCCGACGGCACCGTAAGCAAGGTGACCGTCGTGCCCTTCTACGACCGCTCCGGCCTGATCCATGAGACCCTGGACACCCTGAAGATCGCCCTGAGTGAGGAGATCCTGATCACCATCATCGTGATCCTGGTCACGGTCATGCACCTGCGCAGCTCCCTGCTCATCTCCGCCCTTCTGCCCCTGACCGTGCTCATGGCCTTTATCGGCATGAAGGTCTTTGGCGTGGATGCCAACGTGGTGGCCTTGTCCGGCATCGCCATTGCCATCGGCACCATTGTGGACATGGGTATCATCATCTGCGAAAACATTCTCACCCGGCTGGACGAGGCCGGGCCGGAGGAATCCACCCTGCGGATCATCTACGATGCCTCGGTGGAGGTGGGCGGCGCAGTCCTGACCGCCGTGGCCACCACTGTGGTCAGCTTTCTGCCGGTTTTTACCATGCAGGCCGCCGAAGGCAAGCTGTTCAAGCCCCTGGCCTATACCAAGACCTTTGCCCTGATCTCCTCGGTGATCATCGCCCTGACCGTGCTGCCCCCCCTGGCCCATGTCCTGTTCCGGCGGAAAAAAGCGGGTAAGGCATCCCGGAAAATCCGCTTTGCCCTGCCTGTCCTGCTGATTATCGCCGGGACGATACTGGCCTGGAAGGTGCATCTGCTTGGGCTGGTGGTGGTCGGCTTTGGCCTGTACCGGCTGATTCTCCAGTTCCTGCCGAAAAAAGTGCTGCCCGTCCTCACCCGGCTGGAGAACTGGCTGGTCATCCTGCTGGTCACGGTTCTGCTGGCCCGGAGCTGGCAGCCCCTGGGGATCGAAAAAGGAGACTGGGCCAATTTCCTCTTTGTCGGCCTGCTCATCGGTGGCCTGCTGGGATCTTTCCAGGTTTTTCAGTGGCTCTATCCGCACCTGTTGCGCCTGTTTCTCCGCTGGAAGCTGATTTTTCTGATCTTCCCTTTGCTGGTGGTCATCGGCGGGGCCATGGTCTGGCTGGGTGTACCGAAGCTCACCGGCTGGATGCCGGACTCTATCCGCCGGGCCAAGCCGATGATGAGTCTGGCGCACAGCTTTCCCGGTCTGGGCCGGGAGTTCATGCCCTTCCTGGACGAGGGTTCGTTCCTCTACATGCCCACCACCATGCCCCATGCCGGGTTGACCGAGATCCAGGAGGTGCTGGCGGCTCAGGATAGAGCGATCACCGCTATCCCGGAGGTGGAGTCGGCGGTGGGCAAGTTGGGCCGGGCCGAGACCCCGCTGGACCCGGCTCCCCTGTCCATGATTGAGACCATTATCAACTACCATCCTGAATATTTGAAGGATGAGAAGGGCAATCGCCTTCTTTTCGCCTGGCGGGCGGATCGCAAGGATTTCTGTCGCAGCCCGGAAGGGGTGCTGCTCAAGGCCGGGGACGGCATGCCCTATCTGGTGCAGGGACGCTTTGAGCGGGATGAGCGGGGTGGACTGATCCCTGCCGCTTCTGATGCCCCTAGTACTGAAGGCAGACCCTTCCGGCTCTGGCGAACCGCCCTTGACCCGGCTATCAACCCGGACCGCGAGCCCTGGCCCGGCATTGAAGACACCGACGACATTTGGAACGAGATCGTCCAAGCCGCCGAGGTCCCCGGCGTGACCTCGGCCCCCAAGCTCCAGCCCATTGCCGCCCGGATCGTTATGCTCCAGAGCGGCATGCGCGCGCCTATGGGGATCAAGGTCAAAGGGCCTGATCTGGCCACTATCGAGCAGGTGGGCCTGGACCTGGAACGGTTAGTTAAACAGGTACCCTCGGTCTCCCCCCTGACCGTGCTGGCCGACCGGGTGGTGGGTAAACCTTATCTGGAAATCGTTATCGACCGGGAGGCCATCTCCCGGCACGGCATCAAGCTGGGCAGGGTACAGGAGGTAATCTCGGCGGCAGTGGGCGGTAAGATGGTCACCATGACTGTGGAAGGCCGGGAACGTTACCCTGTGCAGGTGCGCTATCAACGGGAGCGGCGGGACTCGGTGGAGGCACTGAAGCGCATCCTGGTCACCGCCTCCACGGGAGAACACATCCCCCTGGCCCAGCTGGCCGATATCCGCTATGTGCGCGGCCCGCAAATGATCAAGAGCGAGGACACCTTCCTGACCGGCTATGTCCTGTTTGATAAGAAAAAGGGTTTTGCCGAGGTGGACGTGGTCGAGCAGACCCGCAGCTTCCTGGAGGAGAAGATCGCCAGCGGCGAGCTGCGCATTCCGCCGGGTGTCTCTTACACCTTCGCCGGTAATTACGAGAATCAGATCCGGGCGCAGAAGCGACTTTCCGTGATCCTGCCCCTGGCCCTGCTGGTGATCATGCTGATCCTCTATCTCCAGTTCCGTTCCCTGGGCACCACCATGATGGTCTTTTCCGCCATCCTGGTGGCCTGGTCCGGCGGCTTCCTGATGATCTGGCTCTACGGGCAGGACTGGTTCCTGGATTTTTCCCTCTTTGATACCGATATGCGCAAACTCTTCCAGGTCCACGGCATCAATCTCTCCGTGGCTATCTGGGTGGGCTTCCTGGCCCTGTTCGGCATTGCCACTGACGACGGGGTGCTGATGGCGACCTATCTGGATGAATCCAAGGCTCGTCTCAAAGATAAGGAGGGGAAAACCCGGCAGGACATCCGCGACATGGTCCTGCACGGGGCGCAGCGGCGCATCCGCCCGGCCCTGATGACATCGGCCACCACCATCCTCGCCTTGATCCCGATCCTGACCTCCACCGGACGCGGCTCGGATATCATGGTTCCTATGGCTATTCCTTCTTTTGGTGGAATGATTATTGCCATGCTAACGGTGTTTGTGGTGCCTGTGTTGTATTGTTGGGTTGAGGAGGGGCGGGTGAAGGCAACCTGAAGCAAAAAAAAAACTTGACAACGCTTCAGCCAGCCATCATTTTTAACAAAATAACTTCGCCCCAAGGGGCAGGGTATTAATTGTGGTGCTGAATTCAAATTGCACTTGCGAGTTAAATCCGCATCGCTGAACAAAATCCAGAGGCCCATCTTATGAATCAGCCAACAAGCCAGCATACCTATTCGGAACTCACGCAGCAGAATCCATGTAACGGCTGCCCAGCCCCCTGCTGCCGAATGCAGATTCATGCCTGCCTGCCTCCCTCGACGCTGATGAACATTGATCATATTCGTTATTCCCTACTGTTTCCTAATACGGAGCTGACCATAGCCAGAGGTGGCGAGTTTTCCTACATCCGCTGGGAAACATGCAGCCAGTTTGATGAAAAGGAATGCACCTGTAAACTGCATAATACGTCGCAAAAACCTTTGACCTGTCTGCATTACAACCCGCATAATTGTTGGTACAAAAGAAATTTTACCACAGCCACTGCGGAAGACCTGTGTCGGTTTGACAGCCAACGGTTTGAACAATGGGTTGCGAAAGTTGGGTTCGACGAAGAGGGGAAGGTTATTGATGCCCCGGATTTTGAAGAAACAAAGGCACTGGCTCAGGCTCACCAGATACAACCTCTGTTTAAGTTGGATTCGGAACTCCGTAAAGGCAGCTTGCAAACGACATGAGGAGAGGCAAGAGATGACACAGATATTGTTTTGGAACTTGATGAATTTCTCCATAAAGCGCATCCAAGGTACAACGAAGGCTAATGCGCCGCTTGCCGCACAGTCGCTTCAAAATATTCTGAGCGCGGTCCAAGGCAATGCTCCGGCTGATATCTTTGCGTTGATAGAACTGCCTCCTGGTCCTGGTGGTGTTAAGGCACAGGGAAACCTGATTAAAAAAGGGAGTTCTTCCCAAGGGGTCATCACGCTGATGAGTGATTTGAATAAAGCGGCTGGCGGCAAAACAAATCCTTGGAAAATCGTTCCCCCTGTTGTAACCGGAACGGGTGGTAAAGCCGAGGGGCTAGCGGTTTTTTACCGGAGTGACAAGTTAAAATTTGTGGGACCATGGAAGCATACAGGAATATTAGGTGGAGCTACCCAGTTTCCCGGAGTAAATCCTTCCACCCCCTATCCAAAGCCTTGGGACAACTGTCTGCCTGCCGGGACGACCCAGGGGGGACAATGGGAGTATAAGGACAGTATCGGTAAAATTATAGAGTATCCTCAGGCGGGCGAAAGAAGGCCTTGGAGAGTTCAATTCCAAGATAATAATAAGAATGAGTTCGACATATTCGCTTTTCACGCCCCCTTCGGTAAGACTGTTACGATCAGAAGGACCGCTGCCTTAAGCCTATCAAAGACACCGGATATTATCGGCCCCATGACAGGGCTTAGCTACCCGGCTAAGCTAAATTACGCAAGAATTCTTGGCGGTGATTTTAATCTTGATGCGAATGCTCCCCAGGACTTAAACGCCCTTAACTATTTGACCCTTCCTCCAAATGGTCCTTTTACAGGAGAGTTTCTTACATTTATAAAAGGAGCGGGCTATTATAAAACAAGCATCCGTGCGAATAAATACGCGCTTATTACAAAGGGTAACTACCCTTTTTACGAATATGCTGCAAGTGCCTATGACCAGATATTTACAATGCGTCAAAACAACATCCTTCCAATATTAACAGTATCCGGCCAGATGGTCGTCAACCAGGTCATAGGGGCTGATGCTTTACATGCGGGGCCTCTTCCCCCCAAAGGCGGCGCATACGGTCTTCAAACTACGCTCCCAGGTGCCGGTACAGCTGCCAATGTCAGCTATCCATGCAGAATGGCAAATGACATCGCATCTATCTATTCGAATTGGCCAGGGAAAAAAGATGCATGCTTTCGTAATATAAACAACTACGGCCACATCCGTAGAACCAGCGACCATATGGGCGTGGTCATTGACGTATCGTAAGACATGAGAAGCAGAGATAGAGCATGAGCCTTACAGACTTGGCAAATTTCCTGATCAATCGACTCCCCGAGGCCGGAACAGGCACTATAATTCTGAACGAGGCAGCACTTAGCACGTCTGAGGGAAGCAACGTGACCGATGTGTTGGCGGATATCAATGCCTATCTCGCGATCCCGGAAGGTAG is drawn from Candidatus Electrothrix rattekaaiensis and contains these coding sequences:
- a CDS encoding efflux RND transporter permease subunit, producing MVAPFDFNLGGLPRDPVPVDAIPDIGENQQIVFTKWAGRSPQDMEDQVTYPLTVSLLGLPGVKTVRSYSMFGFSSIYVIFDDSVEFYWSRSRLLEKLSSLPPGTLPDNVKPTLGPDATGLGQIFWYTLEGRTPEGKPAGGWDLAELRSVQDWYVRYALMGASGISEVASIGGFVKEYQIDVDPDALHDRGVSLEEVFAAARQSNIDVGARTIEINRVEYVIRGIGFVKSIKDLEQSVIKAVDNIPIRISDVATVSLGPALRRGVLDKAGSEVVGGVAVVRYGDNPLAAIERVKEKIREISPGLPSKTLADGTVSKVTVVPFYDRSGLIHETLDTLKIALSEEILITIIVILVTVMHLRSSLLISALLPLTVLMAFIGMKVFGVDANVVALSGIAIAIGTIVDMGIIICENILTRLDEAGPEESTLRIIYDASVEVGGAVLTAVATTVVSFLPVFTMQAAEGKLFKPLAYTKTFALISSVIIALTVLPPLAHVLFRRKKAGKASRKIRFALPVLLIIAGTILAWKVHLLGLVVVGFGLYRLILQFLPKKVLPVLTRLENWLVILLVTVLLARSWQPLGIEKGDWANFLFVGLLIGGLLGSFQVFQWLYPHLLRLFLRWKLIFLIFPLLVVIGGAMVWLGVPKLTGWMPDSIRRAKPMMSLAHSFPGLGREFMPFLDEGSFLYMPTTMPHAGLTEIQEVLAAQDRAITAIPEVESAVGKLGRAETPLDPAPLSMIETIINYHPEYLKDEKGNRLLFAWRADRKDFCRSPEGVLLKAGDGMPYLVQGRFERDERGGLIPAASDAPSTEGRPFRLWRTALDPAINPDREPWPGIEDTDDIWNEIVQAAEVPGVTSAPKLQPIAARIVMLQSGMRAPMGIKVKGPDLATIEQVGLDLERLVKQVPSVSPLTVLADRVVGKPYLEIVIDREAISRHGIKLGRVQEVISAAVGGKMVTMTVEGRERYPVQVRYQRERRDSVEALKRILVTASTGEHIPLAQLADIRYVRGPQMIKSEDTFLTGYVLFDKKKGFAEVDVVEQTRSFLEEKIASGELRIPPGVSYTFAGNYENQIRAQKRLSVILPLALLVIMLILYLQFRSLGTTMMVFSAILVAWSGGFLMIWLYGQDWFLDFSLFDTDMRKLFQVHGINLSVAIWVGFLALFGIATDDGVLMATYLDESKARLKDKEGKTRQDIRDMVLHGAQRRIRPALMTSATTILALIPILTSTGRGSDIMVPMAIPSFGGMIIAMLTVFVVPVLYCWVEEGRVKAT